The Glycine max cultivar Williams 82 chromosome 12, Glycine_max_v4.0, whole genome shotgun sequence genome window below encodes:
- the LOC100781540 gene encoding uncharacterized protein, translating to MAANMKTSLHNRSNSVPSAPHPFISQYEEQLHRLKASEATSSSSISSKFDGLHALHEYTDKILQLPTIQQALAKESCKTQVDELLEGSLRLLDICRATKGVLLQSTESRNGLQLSVRRRGGEAAFKVEGGKYMPSRKKAKKTIQKALEKIKEFKKGLILTSSNTDNETLSMIRNFKEAEAATLVQLESLLSFISGSRGKPKERRWLIVSKLMQPNRVHCDSDQSNTNEFEELDRVLQSLFHKPCSNMSVETFQNHIENLELCIQGLEAGIERLERQLIRKRVSLLNIYNH from the coding sequence ATGGCTGCGAACATGAAAACATCACTGCATAATCGCTCCAATAGTGTGCCCTCTGCACCTCACCCATTCATTTCACAATACGAAGAGCAATTGCACAGATTGAAGGCTTCTGAAGCCACCTCATCATCATCAATAAGCAGTAAATTTGATGGTTTGCATGCTTTGCATGAATACACTGATAAGATTCTTCAATTGCCAACCATACAACAAGCGTTGGCAAAAGAATCCTGCAAAACACAGGTTGATGAGTTACTAGAAGGGTCTTTGAGGCTCCTTGATATCTGTAGAGCCACCAAGGGTGTCCTGCTACAATCTACAGAAAGCAGAAATGGACTTCAATTAAGTGTTCGCAGGAGAGGGGGTGAAGCAGCATTCAAAGTTGAGGGTGGCAAATACATGCCATCAAGgaagaaggcaaagaagactatTCAGAAGGCCTTAGAAAAAATCAAGGAATTTAAGAAGGGTCTTATCTTAACTTCCTCAAACACGGACAATGAGACACTTTCAATGATCAGAAACTTCAAAGAAGCTGAAGCTGCCACTCTGGTTCAACTAGAGTCTTTGTTATCTTTTATCTCTGGCTCAAGAGGGAAACCAAAAGAGAGAAGGTGGTTAATTGTCTCCAAGTTGATGCAGCCTAACAGAGTACACTGTGATTCTgatcaatcaaacacaaatgAATTTGAGGAGTTGGATAGAGTATTGCAGTCTCTCTTTCACAAGCCTTGCAGTAATATGTCTGTTGAGACTTTCCAAAACCATATCGAAAATTTGGAGTTGTGCATTCAGGGTCTAGAGGCAGGAATTGAGCGCCTTGAAAGGCAACTAATTAGGAAAAGAGTTTCCCTTCTTAACATCTATAATCACTGA
- the LOC102662897 gene encoding uncharacterized protein codes for TSQFEEHLHRLKDSKAISSSTSSSINYKLNALQDLHECADKLLLLPITQQALARECSNECVDELLDGSVRILDICSTIKDCLLQHKERVHELESAIRRRRDAEAGFTVSSGKYLASRKQVKKAIRKALGNLKGFKNELIFASSNKDNETLSMLSFLKESELVTVSSLKAFLLFITGSKGQSKQNRWSIISKLMQPNRVGCDSQEADTNEFEKVDAALMSLINHKSSSIDNFQSHMENLGMCIENLEVGVECLSRQLIRTRVSLLNIFNH; via the coding sequence ACATCACAATTTGAAGAGCACTTGCACAGATTAAAGGATTCTAAAGCCATCTCTTCTTCAACATCATCTTCAATAAACTACAAACTCAATGCCTTGCAAGATTTGCATGAGTGTGCTGATAAGCTTCTCCTATTGCCAATCACCCAGCAAGCCTTGGCACGAGAGTGTAGCAATGAATGTGTTGATGAACTACTAGATGGATCTGTGAGGATCTTGGATATCTGTAGTACAATTAAAGATTGCCTACTGCAACACAAGGAAAGAGTGCATGAACTTGAGTCAGCTATTCGCAGGAGAAGAGATGCCGAGGCCGGATTCACAGTTTCGAGTGGAAAATACTTGGCATCTAGGAAGCAGGTGAAAAAAGCAATTCGGAAGGCCTTAGGAAATTTGAAAGGATTCAAGAATGAACTCATATTTGCTTCCTCAAACAAAGACAACGAGACATTGTCCATGCTTAGCTTCTTAAAAGAATCAGAACTAGTCACCGTGAGCTCATTAAAAGCCTTCTTGTTGTTTATCACTGGCTCAAAGGGACAATCAAAACAGAACAGGTGGTCAATAATCTCCAAGTTGATGCAACCAAATAGAGTGGGATGTGACTCTCAAGAGGCAGAtacaaatgaatttgaaaaggTGGATGCTGCTTTGATGTCTCTCATCAATCACAAGTCTTCATCTATTGATAATTTTCAAAGCCATATGGAAAATTTGGGGATGTGCATTGAGAATCTAGAAGTAGGAGTTGAATGCCTCTCAAGGCAACTAATTAGAACCAGAGTTTCCCTTCTCAACATCTTCAACCACtag
- the LOC100797099 gene encoding uncharacterized protein has translation MKKAIRKALGSLKGIKDEQIFTSLNKVNETLTMLSILKEAEVVTVSSLESLLLFIPGSKWSVISKLMQPNRVECDSQESDTNEFVKVAAALQSLINHMLSSIENFLSHVENLHICIQNLEVGVERLSWQLIRIILSLLNIKNH, from the coding sequence ATGAAGAAGGCAATTCGAAAAGCCTTAGGAAGTTTGAAAGGAATCAAGGATGAGCAAATTTTTACCTCCTTAAACAAAGTCAATGAGACTTTGACCATGCTTAGCATCTTAAAAGAAGCAGAAGTAGTCACTGTCAGCTCATTAGAATCTTTGTTGCTATTTATCCCTGGCTCAAAGTGGTCAGTAATATCCAAGTTGATGCAGCCTAATAGAGTGGAATGTGATTCTCAAGAGTCAGACACAAATGAATTTGTAAAGGTGGCTGCAGCTTTGCAGTCTCTCATCAACCACATGCTTTCATCTATTGAGAATTTTCTAAGCCATGTGGAAAATTTGCATATTTGCATTCAGAATCTAGAAGTAGGAGTTGAACGCCTCTCATGGCAACTAATTAGAATCATACTTTCCCTTCTCAATATCAAAAATCACTAG
- the LOC102663177 gene encoding uncharacterized protein: METSTKNSLHIRCNSLPSAPHPLVSQFDEHLQRLKDSEATITSLSSSSITQKLIGLQDLHDYADKLLQLPTTQQAFGHKCSDKWVDVLLEGSLGLLDICSTAQDCLLQSKESVHMVQSVIRRKCPDTEFAVEGGKYLASRKKMKKAIQKALGNLKGMKNELMDSSSSNDSEVLFILGILKEAEAVTMRLLESLLMFVSDTKGQSKQRRWSIISKLMQSDRMTCDSQESETNEFAKVDTTLQSLISHKPLSIENFQCHMENLETCIEDLEVGVEHLSRKLIRTRVSLLNIFSH, from the coding sequence ATGGAAACAAGCACAAAGAACTCTCTTCACATTCGGTGCAACAGTTTACCCTCTGCACCTCACCCACTTGTATCACAATTCGACGAGCACTTGCAGAGATTGAAGGACTCTGAAGCCACCATCActtctttgtcatcatcttcaaTAACCCAAAAACTAATTGGCTTGCAGGATTTGCATGACTATGCTGATAAGTTGCTCCAGTTGCCCACAACCCAACAAGCCTTTGGACACAAATGCAGTGACAAGTGGGTTGATGTCCTATTAGAAGGGTCTCTGGGGCTTCTTGATATCTGTAGTACAGCCCAAGATTGCCTCTTGCAATCAAAGGAAAGTGTTCACATGGTTCAGTCAGTAATTCGAAGGAAGTGCCCTGACACTGAATTCGCAGTTGAGGGTGGAAAATACTTGGCATCaaggaaaaagatgaagaaggcaatTCAAAAGGCCTTAGGCAATTTGAAAGGAATGAAAAATGAGTTAATGGATTCTTCCTCAAGCAATGATAGCGAGGTTTTGTTTATCCTTGGCATCTTAAAAGAAGCAGAAGCAGTCACCATGAGGTTGTTAGAATCTTTGTTGATGTTTGTCTCTGACACCAAGGGACAATCAAAGCAGAGAAGATGGTCAATAATCTCTAAGCTGATGCAGTCTGATAGAATGACTTGCGACTCTCAAGAATCAGAAACAAATGAATTTGCAAAGGTGGATACGACTTTGCAATCTCTCATCAGTCACAAGCCCTTATctattgaaaattttcaatgcCATATGGAAAATTTGGAGACATGCATTGAGGATCTAGAAGTAGGTGTTGAACACCTTTCAAGGAAACTCATTAGAACAAGAGTTTCCCTACTTAACATCTTCAGCCACTAG
- the LOC100782625 gene encoding uncharacterized protein, with product MAFTPFSPKSHHQSRSKSLPCRPHPLILQCNQHLGSLEASASDNSTSSSSSLFRHKLTGLQTLHDCIEKLVLLTLTQEVLVQERQEKWVDELLDGSLRLLDVCTVAKDALLHTKECARELQSIMRRKRGGEMEVTAEVRKFLASRKVVKKAILKALENLQATVKKAKFSPSNKDHPTATLASLFKDVQVITLSILESLLNFISGPAQSKPSKWSMVSKLMHNKKVTTTQESDPNEFSNVDAALLSFVFHMTRKSDSVSHLQNQLEDLESVIQDFVEGLETLFKRFIKIRVSLLNILNH from the coding sequence ATGGCATTCACTCCCTTTAGCCCAAAATCTCATCACCAATCTCGCTCAAAGAGCCTTCCCTGTAGACCACACCCTCTTATTCTACAATGCAATCAACACTTGGGAAGTTTAGAGGCTTCAGCTTCTGATAATTCAACTTCCTCTTCATCATCATTGTTCAGACACAAACTAACTGGCTTGCAGACTTTGCACGATTGCATTGAAAAGCTGGTCCTACTGACTCTTACTCAAGAGGTACTAGTCCAAGAGCGTCAAGAGAAATGGGTAGATGAGCTTTTGGATGGATCTTTAAGGCTCCTAGATGTATGTACTGTAGCAAAGGATGCTCTACTTCACACAAAGGAATGCGCACGTGAACTTCAATCGATTATGAGAAGAAAGAGGGGAGGTGAAATGGAGGTGACAGCTGAGGTCAGGAAATTTTTGGCCTCTAGGAAGGTAGTAAAGAAGGCAATCCTAAAAGCGTTGGAGAATTTGCAGGCAACTGTGAAGAAAGCAAAATTCTCTCCAAGCAACAAGGACCACCCAACCGCAACCTTGGCTAGCTTGTTCAAAGATGTGCAAGTAATCACTCTTTCCATATTGGAGTCACTGCTGAACTTCATCTCCGGACCAGCACAATCCAAACCAAGCAAATGGTCTATGGTTTCCAAACTAATGCACAACAAAAAGGTTACTACCACACAAGAATCAGATCCGAATGAATTTTCCAATGTAGATGCTGCATTGCTATCGTTTGTGTTTCACATGACAAGAAAGTCAGACAGTGTCAGTCATTTGCAGAACCAACTGGAAGATCTAGAGTCAGTCATTCAAGACTTTGTGGAAGGACTTGAAACTCTTTTTAAACGTTTTATCAAAATTAGAGTTTCCCTTCTCAACATCCTCAATCACTAA
- the LOC102663435 gene encoding uncharacterized protein, whose amino-acid sequence MAAIEKKTQSSLHLRSNSLLSAAHPLVSQFEEHLHPLVSQFEEHLQRLRGSEATSSLSSSSVCHKLNDMLDLHDYTDKLLQLPIEQVLAQESSQFASKYHNLLQAISRFSARNSKVARSIAILRKLRYNKGVQEKKVLESSEYMISEAVLVNFLITGSKEKATRN is encoded by the exons ATGGCAGCCATTGAAAAGAAAACTCAAAGCTCTCTACATCTTCGAAGCAACAGCTTGCTCTCTGCGGCTCACCCTCTTGTATCACAATTTGAGGAGCATTTGCACCCTCTTGTATCACAATTTGAGGAGCATTTGCAAAGATTGAGAGGTTCTGAAGCCACTTCTTCATTGTCATCATCTTCAGTGTGCCACAAACTTAATGACATGCTTGATTTGCATGACTACACTGATAAGTTGCTTCAATTGCCAATCGAACAAGTCTTGGCACAAGAGT CTTCTCAATTTGCTTCAAAATATCATAATCTTCTTCAAGCAATTTCCAGGTTCTCAGCTAGAAATTCCAAAGTAGCTCGTTCAATTGCAATTCTAAGAAAATTAAGGTACAATAag GGAGTTCAGGAAAAGAAGGTACTTGAAAGCAGTGAGTACATGATTTCTGAGGCCGTCCTTGTTAATTTCCTGATCACAGGATCAAAAGAAAAGGCAACCAGAAATTAG
- the LOC100783166 gene encoding uncharacterized protein produces the protein MAAIEKKTQSSLHLRSNSLPSAAHPLVSQLEEQLQRLRGSEATSSLSSSSVCLKLNDMLDLHDYTDKLLQLPMEQQVSAQECNDRCVDDLLEGSLRLLDICSTTKDCLLQSKESMCDLMSVIRRKKSNETGFAVEGVKYLAARKNMKKQIRKALENLKQKDNNTSPMLNFLNEAEAITLCSLEQLLLFISGPKRHSKHSRWSAISMLMQPKRVICDSQEANTNEFEKVDAALQSLISHRPSSIENFHSHMENLEFCIQDLEIGVDQLSRKLIRNRVSLLNIFNH, from the coding sequence atggcagcaattgaaaagaaaacacaaagctCTCTGCATCTTCGCAGCAACAGCTTGCCCTCTGCAGCTCACCCTCTTGTATCACAATTGGAGGAGCAATTGCAAAGATTGAGGGGTTCTGAAGCCACTTCTTCATTGTCATCATCTTCAGTGTGCCTCAAACTTAATGACATGCTTGATTTGCATGACTACACTGATAAGTTGCTTCAATTGCCAATGGAACAACAAGTCTCGGCACAAGAGTGCAATGATAGATGTGTTGATGACCTACTAGAAGGGTCTCTTAGGCTCTTAGATATCTGTAGTACAACTAAAGATTGCCTTCTGCAATCAAAGGAAAGCATGTGCGACTTAATGTCAGTCATCCGAAGAAAGAAAAGCAATGAAACTGGATTCGCGGTTGAAGGTGTGAAATACTTGGCTGCGAGGAAGAACATGAAAAAGCAAATTCGAAAGGCCCTGGAAAATTTGAAGCAGAAGGACAACAACACTTCACCCATGCTCAACTTCTTAAATGAAGCAGAAGCAATCACCCTGTGCTCATTAGAACAATTGCTACTGTTCATCTCAGGCCCAAAAAGACACTCAAAGCACAGCAGATGGTCAGCAATATCCATGTTGATGCAGCCTAAAAGAGTAATTTGTGACTCTCAAGAAGCAAAcacaaatgaatttgaaaaggTGGATGCAGCTTTGCAATCTCTCATCAGCCACAGGCCTTCATCTATTGAGAATTTTCATAGTCATATGGAAAATTTGGAGTTTTGCATTCAAGATCTAGAGATAGGAGTTGATCAGCTCtcaagaaaattaattagaaacagAGTTTCCCTTCTCAACATCTTCAACCACTAA
- the LOC100802945 gene encoding uncharacterized protein, whose protein sequence is MAASQLNTKSNFHARSNSLPSRPHPLILQCNEHLERLRSSNEASSSSSSLSHKLGGLQDLHECVENLFQLSLTQEALHHECQENWVDELLNGSLRLLDVCTAAKDSLLHTKECMRELQSIMRRRKGGEVELKAEIKKFLTSRKVVKKAISKALANLKSTTKSCNISSTNKDNQLISLLENVEVVTLSTFQALLQLISGTTQSKSSSWSLVSKLMQSKKVSCSQLADENEFSQLDEALQSYMFSQTSKFENMNKLQTQLEKVESLVQDLEEGFEFLFRRLIKTRVALLNILNH, encoded by the coding sequence ATGGCAGCCTCTCAATTGAACACAAAATCCAATTTCCATGCTCGTTCAAACAGCTTACCCTCTAGACCACACCCTCTCATCCTACAATGCAATGAGCACTTGGAAAGGTTAAGGTCTTCCAATGAagcctcctcttcctcttcatcCCTTAGCCATAAGCTAGGAGGGTTGCAAGATCTGCATGAATGTGTTGAAAATTTGTTCCAACTTTCCCTCACCCAAGAAGCACTTCATCATGAGTGTCAAGAAAACTGGGTAGATGAGCTTCTGAATGGATCCTTAAGGCTCTTAGATGTGTGCACAGCCGCAAAAGACTCTCTACTGCATACAAAAGAGTGCATGCGAGAACTTCAATCAATtatgagaagaagaaagggaggTGAAGTGGAGCTCAAGGCAGAGATTAAGAAGTTCTTGACTTCAAGGAAGGTGGTAAAAAAGGCCATCTCAAAAGCCTTGGCAAATTTGAAGAGTACTACAAAAAGTTGCAACATCTCATCTACAAACAAAGACAATCAATTGATTAGCTTATTGGAGAATGTGGAAGTGGTCACTCTATCAACATTTCAGGCATTATTGCAATTGATCTCAGGGACTACACAATCAAAGTCAAGCAGCTGGAGTTTGGTTTCCAAGCTAATGCAGAGCAAGAAAGTAAGTTGCTCACAATTAGCagatgaaaatgaattttcccAACTTGATGAAGCATTGCAATCCTACATGTTTTCCCAGACAAGTAAATTTGAAAACATGAATAAGCTGCAAACCCAATTGGAGAAAGTGGAGTCACTTGTTCAAGATCTTGAAGAAGGTTTTGAATTTCTGTTTAGGCGTTTGATAAAGACTAGAGTTGCCCTTCTTAACATCCTCAATCACTAG
- the LOC100806146 gene encoding uncharacterized protein LOC100806146, whose amino-acid sequence MEASQLNTKYHFHARSNSLPSRPHPLILQCNEHLESLRSSNEASSSSSSSSLCYKLGGLQDLHECVEKLFQLPLSQEALNHEFQENRVDELLNGSLRLLDVCTAAKDSLLHTKECMRELQSVIRRRKGGEVELKAEIKKFLTSRKVVKKAISKALANLKGTSKNCNISSANKDNQLISLLENVEEVTLSTFQALLQLISGTTQSKSSSWSLVSKKVSCSQLAYESEFAQLDEALQSCMFAKTSKFESMNKLQNQLEKVESLTHDLEEGLEFLFRRLIKTRVALLNILNH is encoded by the coding sequence ATGGAAGCCTCTCAATTGAacacaaaatatcattttcatgcTCGTTCAAACAGCTTGCCCTCTAGACCACACCCTCTCATCCTACAATGCAATGAGCACTTAGAAAGCTTGAGGTCTTCCAATGAagcctcctcttcctcttcctcttcatcCCTTTGTTATAAGCTAGGAGGGTTGCAAGATCTGCATGAATGTGTTGAAAAATTGTTCCAGCTCCCCCTCTCCCAAGAAGCACTTAaccatgagtttcaagaaaACCGGGTGGATGAGCTTCTGAATGGATCCTTAAGGCTCTTAGATGTGTGCACAGCCGCAAAAGACTCTCTATTGCACACAAAAGAATGCATGCGAGAACTTCAATCAGTTATAAGAAGGAGAAAGGGAGGTGAAGTGGAGCTCAAGGCAGAGATCAAGAAGTTCTTGACTTCAAGGAAGGTGGTGAAAAAGGCCATCTCAAAAGCCTTGGCAAATTTGAAGGGTACTTCAAAAAATTGCAACATCTCATCCGCAAACAAAGACAATCAATTGATTAGCTTATTAGAGAATGTGGAAGAGGTCACTCTATCAACATTTCAGGCACTACTTCAATTGATCTCAGGGACCACACAATCAAAGTCAAGCAGCTGGAGTTTGGTTTCCAAGAAAGTAAGTTGCTCACAATTGGCATATGAGAGTGAATTTGCCCAACTTGATGAAGCATTACAATCATGCATGTTTGCCAAGACAAGCAAATTTGAAAGCATGAATAAGCTGCAAAACCAATTGGAGAAAGTGGAGTCTCTTACTCATGATCTTGAAGAAGGGCTTGAGTTTCTGTTTAGGCGTTTGATAAAGACTAGAGTTGCCCTTCTTAACATCCTCAATCACTAG